The DNA window ACAGGCCGAGCGTCTCCATAAACAGCGCCGAGCCGAGCACCAACAACAGCGCCGCGGCGGTGAAGATTTCGCGCACGCCGGAAGCGGCGATATAGCGGAACAGCGGCCGCAGCAGGAAGCGGCCGCCGATCAGCATGCCGCCGAACGCCGCCACCTTGAGCGCGATTTTCGCCCAATCGTCGCTGGTGCCACCCGCGCCGGCCAGAATCGGGATCAACGCCAGCGCCGGGATCACCGCCATATCCTGGAACAGCAGCACCGAAAAGCCGAGCTGCCCCCCTTCGTTGCGGTTCATGCCCTTCTCGCGCATCAGCTGCAGCGCCATCGCGGTGGAGGACATCGCCAGACCGACGCCGCCGATCACCGCCGCCTGCCAGGCAAAGTGCGTCAGGTACAACAACGCGCCCAGCACCGCCGCGGTGATCAACACCTGGCCGGCGCCGGCGCCGAAGATCGAGCGCCGCAGTTCCCACAGCTTGCTGGGGTTCAGCTCCAGGCCGATGATGAACATCAGGAACACCACGCCCAGTTCGGAGAAGTGCAGGATCTCGTCAACGTCGCGAATGAAGCCCAATCCCCAGGGGCCGATGGCGATGCCGGCGATCAGATAGCCCAGCACCGCGCCGATCCCCAGGCGACGAGCGATCGGCACCGTCACCACCGCGGCGAACAGGAACAGTAAAATGGCGGTCAGTAAGGTTGATCCTTCCATGCTCACCGCCCTCCGTGCGGCAGCGGGTGGCTCAGCCACTCGCCGTAGGCGTCCGCATGGCTGCGCAGCACCTCCGGCTTCTGCCGCCGCGCCCAATACACCACGAACGGCGTCAACCAGTGCATATGGCACATTCCGGCGGTCAACTCGAACGGCCGCAGGATATCTTCCATCGGATAATGGTTATAACCGCCGGTGCGATAGGCGCCTTCCGGCTCGCCGGTGGTGATCACCGAGCGCCAGTATTTGCCCGCCAACGCATTGCCGCCCACCCCGCTGGCGAAGCCGCGCGACAAGACCCGATCCAGCCACTCCTTCAGCAGCGCCGGGCAGCTGTAGGTATAGAGAGGATGCTGAAACACGATGACCTGATGCTCACGCAGCAGCTGTTGTTCGTGATGGATATCGATAAAAAAATCAGGATAGTGCGCGTAAAGATCGTGCACGGTGACATGTTCCAACTGCTGCGCCGGTCGAAGCAAAACCCGGTTCGCCACCGAGTCATGGGATTCCGGATGGGCATACAGCAGCAAGACCTTGGGCGGCTGCGACATCATTCCCCTCCAAAGCGTCGTCAGGGTAGCGGTTTTCCGTTACCATGCATCGCAAAGACAAAAACAGCGCGCGGTGCGCGTTCTGTTACCTTAATGATAATTTAACATACTCTGAACATACGGCGCTTTATGATTGTATTCTCCTCGCTACAAATCCGACGCGGC is part of the Serratia surfactantfaciens genome and encodes:
- the kefG gene encoding glutathione-regulated potassium-efflux system ancillary protein KefG, with amino-acid sequence MSQPPKVLLLYAHPESHDSVANRVLLRPAQQLEHVTVHDLYAHYPDFFIDIHHEQQLLREHQVIVFQHPLYTYSCPALLKEWLDRVLSRGFASGVGGNALAGKYWRSVITTGEPEGAYRTGGYNHYPMEDILRPFELTAGMCHMHWLTPFVVYWARRQKPEVLRSHADAYGEWLSHPLPHGGR